DNA from Lentilitoribacter sp. Alg239-R112:
AACCAAGCAGGATTAAAAGCGCCAACATGGCGATTAAAATGAGATAAGGTTCAAGCGATGAATTGGCCGCCCATTCGCTCAAATATACAGGCAGCCCTGAACGTGCAAAAAAGCCTTTTAAGATATCAGCTGCAAACAAGATAAAGTAAATCATGCCTGATGTTTTGGCGGTTTCTAACAAGGCGTTTTTGAAATTGGCAAATCCAATCCCTCCTCCGTCCGCGTTGACGCTTGTTTTTAATTTTCTGAAAATGCCATAGATAAGGATCAGAACCACGCCCACCGCAGCTGCGGGTGTGGGGGTAAAAAGGCCTAAGCCCAGCCCCAAAATAATGACGCCGAATATGAGACTCACAGGGACCAACCTGCGTAGCGCATCACGCCGTTCGTCAGTGCCGATTTCAGGTTGTTTAGGTGCAAGCACAGGGTTTTGTCTCACCCGCCAATTGGCAGCTATGCAGAAGAATAGCGCAGCCAATATCCCCGGGATAATCGCCGCCTGAAACATCTCAATGATCGATGCTTCTACCACAATGGCATAGATGACCAACGCGACCGATGGGGGGATCAAAATACCAAGTGTGCCACCAGCGGCTAACACGCCCGTGGCAAAGCCTTTATCATAGCCCAGACGATCAAACTCGGGCAATGCGACACGGCTCATGGTGCTTGCAGTGGCGATGGATGATCCACTCACCGCGCCAAAGCCCGCACAGGCGCCAATGGTTGCCATGGCAATGCCACCGCGAATATTGCGCGTTAACACACTGATACCCTTGAATAAATCTTTACTCAGACCGCCTTCTGCAGCCAACAATCCCATGAGGATGAATAAGGGAATGACGGACAAATCATAATTGGCCACGCTATTCCACAATGCGGATTTAAACTGTTGTAGATATGGTCCGAATTTGAGGAATGGAGAGGTAAGCGATATGACCCACGACCCGCCTATTCCTGTGATCAACATGGCCAACGCGACAGGTACCCGCAACATGATGAGCATAAAGACAGATAAAAGTCCGAACAGACCGATGAGTTCACGCTCCATGTGTCCTCGCCCCGTTTGTTTTGGTTGGCAACTCTCGCATTGTCATAAGTGCAGCGATTGTCCACAATGCAGATGACATTATACCCGGCAGCATAAAACCCCATACAGGCCAACCAAGAACGGCTGTCACCGTTCCATCACCCCTTGCCTCAACCATTCCATGATAGAGCATGACACCAAGAAAGATGGCAACAGCCACCATCAGCAGGTTTGAGATAAAATGCATAGTATTCTGCAGCCAGGCAGGTGCTGATTTCATAAACACATCAACGGCAATATGCCCGTGCTTAAGCTGACAATATGGCATGAAAGACAACGCAACGACCCCGACCCAAAGCGTGACCATATCTTCAAAACCTGACAGACCTGAAACATAGCCACCAAATGGGCGCACCAGCACATTGGCCGTAAAGCCCATGACATTGAGAACAGTTACAAAAACGGCACCCATCAACAGGATGCCGCCTAAAATCGCCCAGAGTTCAATGGTTTTAATCAGGATCTTGGTCAGAATGTTCAATAGCCCAAAATCCTACTGCTTGTTATTAAAATTACTTGTCAGAATGAGCAGCAATAGCAGCTTTTGCTTTTGCCATCAAAGCATCACCATCGATACCATTGCCGGACACTTCTTTGATCCAGCGCGCGCCAACCATTTCAGCTTTTGTTGCAAATTCTGCGGATGCTTCTGCCGTCAACGCAGTGACCTTATTGCCTTTATCTCTGGCAAGCTGAATGCCAATCGGCTCAACATCATCCCATACTTTGCCCATTGCATCTGCAAAAGCAGCGCCTGAATTATCATCGATGACCTTCTTTAAATCATCGGGCAGAGAATTGTAGGAGGCCTTATTCATAGCAAACAAGAATGTTGATGTGCCAAAACGCTGACCTGCATTAAGTTCAACCGAATAATCAGTCAATTCTGCAATTTTAAGCGGAATGGCAATCTCAAACGGAATCAAACCGCCATCTATATTGTTTTTGGCAAGCGCTTGCGGCAAAGCTGGCACTGGCATACCTACAGGTTCTGCACCCCAGCTCTCAAGCATCCATGCACCTGTACGCGATGGAGAACGAACTTTAAGCCCCTTCATATCAGCAAGCGACTGCACGTCTTTTGATGTCAGGTGCAGCGCATTTCCTGCATGAACATGCACAAGAAGCGGATGGATATCTTTAAAATCTTCTGCCAGATCAGCCGCCAAATCCTGAATGGCTTTATTTGTAGCTACCGCATTGCCTTTGTGAACACTCGGCAGTTCGAACACTTCAACACGGGGAAAAACGCCAGGTGTGTAGCCTGGTAATGTCCAGATAATATCCGCTACGCCATCGCGAACCTGATTATATAGCTCTGGCGGCTTTCCGCCCAATGCCATTGCAGGGAAAATCTCGAATTTAATCCGTCCACCAGAGGCTTCTTCGATATTTTTTACCCAAGGCTCAATCATCTTTGTATGTGTGCCAGCTTTTGGGCTTAAAAAGTGATGGATTGAAAAATTAAACTCAGCAGCAAGCGCACTGCTCGCAAACCCGCTCATCAACGCGGTCACGCCAACAATCAACGCTCTTTTTACAATTCTCACTTCAACGTCTCCTACAGCAACATTATTATTCACATCATATAGCCAACAACACCGCCTGTTCGCAATCTTGATGTAGCCAATTTATTGCAAATTACCGACACATACGAGAGCAGTAAAACCAAATGCCTGACGCTAATTGACAAATAATTGCCGATTTTGTGGACATCGCACGTGATGATACCTACATTCGGCTAGAAATTTAACGTGATTCATTAGCGATGCTTTAAGAGATGTTGTGCATTGAGTTATCGCTAAGATTTAAAAACTATCTCAACGAGGATATCGATGATTTACATGGATAAAGACGACAAAAAAGAAGATGGCAAAGATGCTGGCAGCGGACATGTCGCTGAGCTTTTGTTTAAAAGCCGCAATGTGCTGATCACAGGTGGTATCGACGATAAAGTTGCCCGCACTGCTGTTTCTCATCTTCTTGCTCTTGCGGAAGATAATGACGACCCGATCAACCTGTTCATCTCTTCACCCGGTGGCCACGTTGAATCCGGTGACATGGTTCATGATATGATCAAGTTCATCAAGCCAGTTGTACGCACAATTGGTTCTGGCTGGGTTGCAAGTGCTGGCGCGCTTATCTTTGTTGGCGCTGCAAAAGAAAATCGTTATTGCCTGCCAAATACGCGCTTCCTATTGCATCAACCATCTGGCGGCGTTGGTGGCATGGCATCAGATATTGAAATTCAAGCTCATCAAATTCAAAAAATGCGAGAACGTTTTGAGCAACTCTTTGCAGATGCAACAGGCCAGACACCTGAAAAAATCCACGAAGATACAAACCGTGACTTCTGGTTAAACACTGACGAAGCAATAAAATACGGCCTTCTGGGTCAGGTGATCAACGCACAAAGCGACCTTCCAAAAAAATAGGCTTCTTTAAACGTTAAGAAATTTAGAAACCCGATTGTGCAAACAGTCGGGTTTTTGTCTGCCATGGAAAACCTTCAAGAGGTAATTTACCGAATGCGGCGAATTCTACGTTAAGCTGAAATTTCTGACTGCAGATTTGCGCCAGAAGGAAACATTACTGCTGCTCAGTTTCAAATGTTAACCCAAAGGGAAATAACGATGATTATGTTTCGCCGTTTTTTGCCAATTTTCAAACCTCTCATTGTTTCCATTCATTGTGCATACGTTGAAAAACATCCACGCCCATCTGTTTCATCATAAATATAATATCAATCGGCACCCAATTCTCTCTGATAAGGCCTTCGTGATGATGATAGAAATCCATGACACGCATTTGCAACATTTTGCCAGTAGCGCCTGAGCCCAAGAACTCGCCATCATGAGGTGAAACAACGCTCGGCCAACCACCAGTCACCGTAAAATCACCATCACCTACGCGAATATAATGCCCAGCATTTAACTCTTTCATCAGGTCTTCATGGCCATCCCAAAGCGAACTGCTCATCCGATTTGGAAAGGCAAGACGAAACGGTAACTGATGATAATCAACAAATCCTGCTAACGACCGAGTTGTACCAATGCCGCTTGGGCCATACCACATCATTTTTGGGTGCCAATAGTTTTTTTGCTCCATATTGATAAGGCCATCACGAGTGAAATGCTCAGGTCCATTATTGTCACCAAGTGATTTCTGCATCAAAAGTGTTTGTTTCATATTCTCAGCAGATAATTCCTCAGGGCTTGTCGAAAGTTGTATCCCATTACCTGTATTTGGTCCTGCCCAACGTCCTTCCAACCCAGTACTTGGTGGCAGCGGCCAATAACCCGCCTGACGCATGACATCCAAGATGTCCCAGAGACAATTACTTTGAACGATCTTACCATCTTTAACCTGATGAACTTCGCCATAACGAATATATGTTGGATTGTTATTTGCGGGAATTGTAAGCCAGTCTTTTTCAAAGTTACCACAAAAATGACCGACTGTTGCGATGTAATCCCGCCCCTCATAGCTACCTGCCATAAAAATCAGATCGCGTCGTTCTAGATCGGGAAAACTATGTTTAAGCGGCCGCCAAACATCTTCAAAAACAGCATCAACACCCCGTTTTTCATTGATTGGATATGAACCACGCCATTCAACATCGCTAGAATATAACGCTTGCAATGAATGAGATAAATCTTGATCTCTGCACTCTGTAAGATCATGTAATAGTTGGTAAAAAGCACGTCTAATATCTTGATTCACTGCGGTTCCTATCTTGGTTATCCCCATAACATATAACTAGGCTTGCATTCGTATGCAAGCAATGTTAGCGTTA
Protein-coding regions in this window:
- a CDS encoding TRAP transporter large permease codes for the protein MERELIGLFGLLSVFMLIMLRVPVALAMLITGIGGSWVISLTSPFLKFGPYLQQFKSALWNSVANYDLSVIPLFILMGLLAAEGGLSKDLFKGISVLTRNIRGGIAMATIGACAGFGAVSGSSIATASTMSRVALPEFDRLGYDKGFATGVLAAGGTLGILIPPSVALVIYAIVVEASIIEMFQAAIIPGILAALFFCIAANWRVRQNPVLAPKQPEIGTDERRDALRRLVPVSLIFGVIILGLGLGLFTPTPAAAVGVVLILIYGIFRKLKTSVNADGGGIGFANFKNALLETAKTSGMIYFILFAADILKGFFARSGLPVYLSEWAANSSLEPYLILIAMLALLILLGCFMESLSMILVIVPFFWPVLVELNGGDYVTASNAAFGMDSDQLKIWFGILALIVVELGLITPPVGINVFVIKSFSPDTPIGTIFRGVIPFFMVELVRVGIIIAIPALCLFLPSIL
- a CDS encoding TRAP transporter small permease subunit gives rise to the protein MNILTKILIKTIELWAILGGILLMGAVFVTVLNVMGFTANVLVRPFGGYVSGLSGFEDMVTLWVGVVALSFMPYCQLKHGHIAVDVFMKSAPAWLQNTMHFISNLLMVAVAIFLGVMLYHGMVEARGDGTVTAVLGWPVWGFMLPGIMSSALWTIAALMTMRELPTKTNGARTHGA
- a CDS encoding TRAP transporter substrate-binding protein; this encodes MRIVKRALIVGVTALMSGFASSALAAEFNFSIHHFLSPKAGTHTKMIEPWVKNIEEASGGRIKFEIFPAMALGGKPPELYNQVRDGVADIIWTLPGYTPGVFPRVEVFELPSVHKGNAVATNKAIQDLAADLAEDFKDIHPLLVHVHAGNALHLTSKDVQSLADMKGLKVRSPSRTGAWMLESWGAEPVGMPVPALPQALAKNNIDGGLIPFEIAIPLKIAELTDYSVELNAGQRFGTSTFLFAMNKASYNSLPDDLKKVIDDNSGAAFADAMGKVWDDVEPIGIQLARDKGNKVTALTAEASAEFATKAEMVGARWIKEVSGNGIDGDALMAKAKAAIAAHSDK
- a CDS encoding ATP-dependent Clp protease proteolytic subunit — encoded protein: MDKDDKKEDGKDAGSGHVAELLFKSRNVLITGGIDDKVARTAVSHLLALAEDNDDPINLFISSPGGHVESGDMVHDMIKFIKPVVRTIGSGWVASAGALIFVGAAKENRYCLPNTRFLLHQPSGGVGGMASDIEIQAHQIQKMRERFEQLFADATGQTPEKIHEDTNRDFWLNTDEAIKYGLLGQVINAQSDLPKK
- a CDS encoding ester cyclase — its product is MNQDIRRAFYQLLHDLTECRDQDLSHSLQALYSSDVEWRGSYPINEKRGVDAVFEDVWRPLKHSFPDLERRDLIFMAGSYEGRDYIATVGHFCGNFEKDWLTIPANNNPTYIRYGEVHQVKDGKIVQSNCLWDILDVMRQAGYWPLPPSTGLEGRWAGPNTGNGIQLSTSPEELSAENMKQTLLMQKSLGDNNGPEHFTRDGLINMEQKNYWHPKMMWYGPSGIGTTRSLAGFVDYHQLPFRLAFPNRMSSSLWDGHEDLMKELNAGHYIRVGDGDFTVTGGWPSVVSPHDGEFLGSGATGKMLQMRVMDFYHHHEGLIRENWVPIDIIFMMKQMGVDVFQRMHNEWKQ